GCTGCAGGCGACATTTTCACTCTGGTAACGCAGCATATGGTCGGTGCTGAAAGTAATGCACACATGGGGATTCTTTCGCAGGATACTGATCTTTTTACCCTCTTTTGCAGAATGGAGATATACCGTATCATTTTCAAAGCCAAAATTAAAGGGTAAAACATACGGCATACTTCCCTCATCAACCATTCCCACATAACATACCTCACTCTTGTGGATGATGCGTCTGATTTCTTCCTTGTTGATGACCGACCTGTGCTTCATAATCGGGTTTTTACATTATTTAACGAATATTAGCTCAAGATATTGACAGCCGACCGCTGACCGCCGACCGCTGACCGTTGGCTGCCGATCCCGCATTCGCTGCGCTTTGCGGGACGTCGCTTCGATCCGCCGCCGACCGCCGACTGCCGACTATCACTGCTCCTCATGCCTTCTCTC
The nucleotide sequence above comes from Bacteroidota bacterium. Encoded proteins:
- a CDS encoding pyridoxamine 5'-phosphate oxidase family protein, yielding MKHRSVINKEEIRRIIHKSEVCYVGMVDEGSMPYVLPFNFGFENDTVYLHSAKEGKKISILRKNPHVCITFSTDHMLRYQSENVACSWSMKYRSVLVYGKVVFIDDPEEKMAALNVIMRKYAGRDFTFSAPSIKEVQPYKIAVEKFEGRIYGY